The sequence ggccctgctagggccgtaacacccccTCCCATAAATACAAACCCGTGGTTTGTCACATGATTATGATAACCAGAACAACTAATCAAGTCCGTAACCGTCGCATCAACAAATTGCAGGCTTTCCACCTACCAAACCCCATGGCAATGGTTAGGCATTGCCTGCGGAAGCTACCAACCCCATCTCAATGGGCTCAAAATACTGAGGGTGGCCACAGACCCTCAAAACAATGTCTCATGTGCTAGCCAGGGCTTTTTTGAGCCATCACATGTGGAGAACACAGCAGGCAGTCAGAAGACCTTACTGTAACAGTTTTCAGACGATTGCTCAGGTCACGGGTACAGGCATGTTTGTTAGTCAGGGGTGCAGGTCTGAGTGGTGGTGTTATACATGATCTGTCCACCTGCAGGTCATTTTGAGAAACCGGGACATTgtcaaccagcagcagcagctctgggcTAGTTGACCTCTTACACTGACTACAGGGTGCTACTGAGCAATTTTGCGCCAAGTTTAGCCTTTAGTAGGCCTGGCAACCTTGTCGGTTTGAGAGCCACGACTGACTTTTCTCAAAGCAGGCCCTTTTTGCTTTGAGTGGGCTTTCTGTTTGCGTTTCAACTTCAAACAGTTAGCAACAAGGTGTCCAGGTTTGTGGCAGAAGAAACAAAGCTTTGTTTCGGGTCTCGAAACCACAACTTTTCCAGCCTGGTTAGCTGGCCCACTCTTACCTCTCCAAGATGTACTATGGCACAGAGGGGTATCACATTCTACAGCATTTATTTTATGACTTAGGGTGAACTCATCTGCCAGTGTGGCAGCCTGCTGTAATGTGAAAACCCTTTGTTCACTTAAATAAGAAGCAACACAGTCAGGCACTGTGTTCTTAAAGTCCTCTACCAGCACAAGCTCACGTAACGACCCCAAGTCATCAACCTGGCTTGCAGAGCACCACCTATCAAAAAGCTTCGCCTTGTCCCTAGCGAAGTCAAGATAGGACTGACCCTGTGCCAACTCCATACCTCGAAAATGCTGCCTATAGGCCTCAGGTACAAGTTCATAGGCTTGGAGGACGGCACTTTTGATCTTTTCATAAACTAGGCCGTCCTGCCTAGACAGACCAGAACAAGCTTCCTGAGCCTTACCCGTGAATTTACACAGCAACATCACCCCCCCACACGTCTTCAGGCCACTGTAATGAAGTTGCTATGCTTTCAAACACACTGAAGAAGCTCTCAACACTGGATTCACAGAAAACGGGAACCAGGTGGATGTTATTGCCCACAAACGAGCTTCTAGACACCTGTGCATTGATAGCTGCATCATCCATTTTGGGGGCCGGAGAAGGGTTAGAAAACACACCCTAATTAAGACACAACCACACTTCTCTGCCAACTCACTCAGAGACTACCCAATAATTAACCCATTAATGGAAAACTACACAACTTACTTTAACTGACCAACTTACCTCTTGCAGTATacacattaaacaaacaacTTACGCAGTTCCTAAGCACAACAAACTTTACCTACCTATCTTCTGGAGCGTGCCGGGCTCAAGGCAACTTGAAAGGCGAAACTTCAGCGACTGGAGCCCTGAATTGCCTACCCCCAACAGGGAACTAATCCCCGCCCAGGATTactccaaaaataataaaggcaaaataacaaaagagtGCCCGAAGGAAGAACTTAAAACGAAGCTCAGCTGGACACTCACCTAACTTAACTGGGAAGTTGTAGTTCTCAAATAGGTGACAAAGCAAGATAATCAAATCCAACTTGAAGCTCCCTTTTCAAATATcctggacgagcccccacttgttactttcccctgaggggtctaggcagtgagggggaagtaacaaaaagtgtccaggtcagaaaaaggagtcaaggaggcaaaagggttaaattaaagagttttattcAAGTTtctcaactaaaagagacggaaaagccgctatcaccatttaagaaaacaaacaaaactcaggcgttggtcaaTAAAGTAAAACGTAAGTCAAAAAGAGAGCGCAGCTCACTAGACACAAACCCagacacacagctcactagctgtaacCACTCACATGGCACTCTGgccagagctcacctttccctgggcttaaatcTCTTTAATTACTGACGAGAGTCAGCTGCACAAAAGGGaaaaggtggcacctcaggcagaagaggtagtgggacacgcccacacaggcaccttcaggaggaggccctgctagggccgtaacaggGCCAAAGGGAGGAGTCAGGGCCACCGGATGCAGGCCTAGCTATATGcttcatcaaaaagaaaagttttaagtccaatcttaaaagtagagagggtgtctgtctcccaaatccaaagtGGGAGCTGAAGAAAGCCTGGTCtgaatcatcttttttttccccaaacaatCAACAAATATGTTACAATTAAGtacattaatttattatttcattatcaAATTGATATTGACTTCAATCTAGCTTGTTCTGCTGATTCTCTGTGGTCTGCCACTGTGTATGCAATAATACATACTTACCACTAGATGACAACAGTTTCCTAGTTGCTTGACTTTAATTATCTTTCCCAGAAGCATTACAGTAATCTTGAATGGAAATGTGATTGAAAGAGCTAGGGGAAAAAAGCTCCCACAGCATCCATTTGTAACCCGTCAACATTCACTTGCATGTGGTTGAAGAACCTGCAATCAAATTAAAAGGAAATGTGGCACAGTCACTGGGAACATTTTTCACTCTATTAATCATAGACTCATCACAGGTAATCACTAACATTGCATCCAACTGTGCTTGCACAGCTTTATTCATCATTACAATCTCAACAAGCTGTGTGTAAACAAACTCAACATGATTGGTGGCACATGACTAAACCTTTGCGCCTGTCTTTTAGAGAGCTGGAGGGATCAGACCTGTTACCAGGACAGACAAAAGCTGCCAATCTGCTGCACGCTGTGTTGATGGTGGCCACATGCGTCGTTTGGAGAGTTGCATACTTCTTCAGCCCCTGAAACCCACCTTCGTTTGCAGGTTTGTGATCCAGTTTCAGTAGCTTATGTTGTGAAACTTGAAGAATGtcattgtttctgttgtttctgtCTAAAGCAACAAGCTGTTGATGTTTCTAAGAAGATTAAGTGTTGCAGTACTAAGAACTACAAGCTGGTAGAAcactaacaacaacaaagactttttttttaacttacagCACGTTTCTTTACACAGGGAAAACATTATGTCTTAGACTTATATACTTTTTTGATCATTTTGATCAATTAACAAAATAGCAGAAGTTGCTCACAGTCCATATATGTTGTTGTCCACTGCACTTAAaattttttgcatttaatacATGTTGTTATTTTCTAGTTCATACTGCTAAAGCAGTTTTTGCCAAGGGGTAGGTAGGGCTGCTAACCTAGAAACTTAGTGGGACAGCTTTCAAGAAGAAGTAGCCTCGTAGTTGATGGTTCAGGGTTTAGAAATAGTCCTAATCTTCCTCACACCTGCCAGGGCCGTGCCAAGCCATAAATACGGGGATCATAAGAGGATCAACCTGGTGTCGGTGTGAAGGATCCTGCTGGATAGCGATCCTGGCACAGGCAAAGATTTTAAAGTACCTACttaagaaatacacagaggggtgACAACAGTAGTGAAAGGACCTGTTTCTCTATAAAAATCGAGtaaagatgttttgtttttgttttctttttttcctaatgTGATGGATAAAATGTGCTGGGAAGGAATAAATCAgaatctgtttttctgtcatcagAAAATGAGGCTCTTTTGAGAGAGAAGCTGCTTAAAGACAAACAATTAGTCAGTTAGTTctgatatgttttttgttttgttttttctcatgcTTTGATTAGCGCTTTGGACACTGTCCActcaataaaaactaatgacaaCAAGCAAGTGGCAGAAGTCTAAACTGCATTTCAAATTTAGCTAGAAACCACTAGAAATGTAACACATTTCCCATTTATGTGAATTGACTTAGCAGTTATTCTATATTTTCCTGGCATCAGAACTCTGGGACTGCCTTAGAGCAGTGTGGGTTCCCAATAAAACTGTCACTTCTGAACAAGGTATCCCTCCCTTCAGGGTATAAAAGTGTAACTTACCTGGGGCAGGAGATGTTTTGTAGTACGAAGCAGCTGAATGAGTGTAAGGCAGTTAAATGGCAATTTGCACAATGTTTGGGTGCTTTTCTATAAAATGAGACTGGCctttttttgtgtgcgtgtaCCCTGAAGCGTTGTCGCAGAATACTAATCTGTCTCCTTCCACAGGATCTCTGCTGCATTCACTGCGGTGCTGATTACTCATCGGTTTTGATATGGAGGCCCAACAGAGACCTTGCTGTTTCAGCCACAACAAATACGGTACCGTGCTACCACACCTGCTGGTGTTGGAGCTATAAAAATCAGCACTTCTGACATGTCGACTTCCTGGCAGCTCACCCCTAAAACGGACTCCGTTCCCTCTTTTGAAAGGACATACATTTTTACCCAGTGAACAGGACTGCTTTGAACAACATATGCTTCATTTGGCATCAGTcatgttttaattacatttggGGAATTGAGAGTGGAGACATTTGAATGCCTTACTGAGACCCcaaaactgtaacaaaaaaaagaactcgattgatgtttgtatgtgtgtgtgtgagggtgcaGCGCAGCCTTGGATCCGCAGTGGAACCACAGTCCGCCCGGGCGCCTAGCCTTCGGGCCGGAGACGCTCCATACCAGCAACTACTCTCTGGTGTTACTGATCCAGCTCAGCCTGCTCTCCTTTGACCTGTTTGTCAACTCCTTCAGTGAGCTGCTGAGGACTGAGCCAGCTGTGCAGCTGGTACTTTTCATGTACGTCAAACTTTTTCACTGTTTCAGCCTAACGCAGCCTCTAGCTCAAGGGGGGGAAATAATTCTCAATTTATCTGCACTGAATCTTTTGAAATGCtgaagtaaaatgtattttagacAAGACAATAATCCTGCCGACAAGCTCTTCCTGTTTTCATCAttgttttttctgctgcttatactgtttccttttcttcaacagaatcCAGGACATTGCCATCCTGTTTAACCTGATCATCATTCTGTTGATGCTGTTCAACACCTATGTGTTCCAGGTTGGACTGGTTGCCATATTGCTGGAGCGGTTTAGAACCATGCTAATGCTATCTGCTCTTTACTTGACCTTCAGCATCATTCTCCATTCTTGGCTTATGGTACGTCGTTAAAAACAAAGGCGAAAATGCCGGATtggaaaattcaaatttttatgcCACTTTTTTGGGGAGATACTGTACAACAAGCTTACAGACATTtaaaatgctttcattttgattttaataactgccaagagaaaaacatcatgagaaagaaaaaaagaaagaagataaAACTTGGTTAAAATGTGTCATTATATGAGACTGAGAAAATAACATCATCATTTCTCATCATTCTGGTTGTAATTGTTAAATTATCTATAATGTACAAAGTCTCTGAATTTATCACAAAGTGGCCTTTTTGTCATCCTTCTATTCCTTTCAGAATCTGCGCTGGTTAAAtacaaacagatttatttggaCCGACGGTCTTCAGGTGCTTTTTGTGTTCCAAAGAGCTGGTAAGATAACAAGTTCATGCAACAAATGTACCTCTTTTCATTTAGAATGTTTTCATGTAAACACTGAAGAGTATACAGTACAAAAGGTTAGGATTTTTCCACTCTATAATCTGATTATACATATTAActtgtaaaataaatgtttacattttgactgaatAATTAAATTTAGATTTTGCAAATGAGACAGGAGAAAATACATGGAGACAATACAAGCAGGTGAAGCAGTTCAAAACAGCAGTACAGATTTaagctaaaaacaacaacaacccattAATGTCCTAGTAAACTGTATGATCATTTCACccacctttttatttttcctttaccTGTCGCCTGTTGTTACTGGTTACTCTTCCAGGCAGTGACATCACATTTCATCACCATGTGGGTGCCACTTTTATACATGTATAAGCTCATAAGTGGATAAAAGCTTGCATCGTCTAGCTGGCATTACTCTCTGTAGGTGATCTGCGTATGAGAAGAGTCATGTGCtatttgttgtctttgcttTGTCTGCCACTTAAGACCTGTCCAGACAGCTACTCAGTGTGTAAGCACAGCCATTACCTCACTCAGTTTTAAACACTGGTGGGAATTTTCAAGTTTTCTCCCTGTTTATTTTGCAATCACATAAATCTCTTGAATAACCTTGATCACTGTGCAAACTCATTACAAAAGAGTCACTGATATGAAAATCTACATTCACATCAGTCATGTTTCTAATTTACAGACATTTGTAAATTAAATATCCGTATATTTTAAAGCCTCCTAACATAATTTCCTGTTTGCAGCTTCTGTGCTGTACTACTACTTCTACAAGAGAACCTCAGAGTATCTGGGTGACCCTCGCCTCTATGAGGATTCGCCGTGGCTGAGAGATATGTTTTCACGGGTCAGACAATGATCTCTCTGCAATAGATCACACCAACACTCAGATGCCTAGTTTAAAAACGGCATTAAAAGAATATCAAAATACAGTATGTTACAAAGAAAACCCATGCAAAACAAAGAACTGGTCACTGTAATCCATTTGGTTTTAAAGGAAATTTATTCAGGGCCCATTCTAACACATCCTTCGTGAACTATTTGACAAGCTCAAAAGAATATTTCACAACATTTCCTTTCAACACAGAGAGGATTGTGCCAAAATTTTGAAAGGTGTCTTAgaacaaaaacaccacaaagtGTCATGAGGGCTTGTTTTCCTGCATAAATGATAACAAAAGAATGACATCAAATGTGAAATAGTAAATGTTTTATATCCTGCTGGTACCAGTCACCATATAgcctcctttcttttctttgtttttgtatttaaacaaaaaaacaacaacactataTTGCAATTGATTTATATAGATTTGAGATTATGGTGTTGCTTTAACTGTGTTTGTTATGTTGATATTGATCAGAGCTTAACTTTTATGGCTCAACCGGTTACTTATCCTCACTGTCTGTGAAATCTAAGTCATCATGTACATCTGAACTCTCTGTATTTAATTTTCATACACTACACATGCTGAAAACCCAATAAAATGTTGTTTCAAATACTGGTCATTGAGATATAATGTGTACATACTTGGACATATGATTTATTCTTTTGCTTCAGTGCTTCTTTCAAAGCATGACTCCAGATGATGGAAGCGAAGCTGATTCTTCAACTTTTCAAACTCTTTGTGGAGTGACTCCATCTGTAGGTTGAACTGTGGATAccgagaaaacagaaaatgttttttcttttttaaagaaaccagCATCTTAATGTAAAATTCACCTTGGATAAGAGGATGCAATATTTAGTAAAAACTGATTCACTGTGACAAAATAAAGGATTACAGGGCTCTAATGTAATTTACGAGAAAATCAAGGACAGCAGGAAATCTATATCCTTAGTAATCAAATGCTACAGAGAACTCACAGAgaagctgtttttgttgttttatattcAGTATTAATGTTGCAtgtctactttttcttttaaaaaaaatcactactTAATATAGAATTTAAAACATGGATAATTAATAGTAAATCACTAACCGCCCCACTGATATGTTAAATTACAGTgactgacaaaaacaacaaccaaactcACCCGTATTGCATATTTATAAAacttctctgcttcctcctttttgccagactgaaaacaaaaggttCATCAGTGTTAATTGAGTTGCAGACCATGTGTTTAGTtatgtaagtaagtaaagtttgtTTGTATACTCCTTTTCAAGACAAGTGCtttacacaaatattaaaaatacagtcaaacgaacacacctgaatcaagtaaaacaacacaaaacaaaatttttACCAAATTGCTGGTCTGAATAGATGCATttaggcattttttttaaaggaagccACAGAGTCATTGGTGTGCAGCAAAAGCGATAAGCTGTTCCACAGTTTTGGCACTAAAGTCTGGAAAGCAAAATCCTTCTTAGTTTTCATACGGGCATGTGGAATCACAAGGAGACCTTTATCTGCAGACAAGATTGAAAAGATTGATGATATAACTAGGGGCCTCATCTTGTAAGGTCACAGAAGTAAGAATCAAGATTTTGAACTATCTAACAATGAGTGAACTTATGAGTTTGAGTTAAAAGTGTTGAAGCAGCATTATGGACAGATTGGAAGCAATTAATAGATGCTTTAAACgggcacaaaaacaaagcattgCAATAGTCTAGGCAGGTGGAGATAAAGGCATCAACGTGCATCTTCAGTAGTGGGCAGCTACCAATCCTGCACCCGGGAAGCAGTGTGTAGAGACAGTACCTTGCCCaaggtacctcagggtagccattCGGTGGATTTGAACCCCTGACCGCCTCCAATCACGGGGCGaacactctacctactgagctatcgcTGCCCCATAACAAGGGACTTAAACCAGATCCTTGCAGAATGCCACATGGAAATGCAGCCGTTTCAAACCCAAAATTTCCCAATGAGGACAAAAGTGTTCTATAAGCAAGAAATGAAGTGACCCACTCTAAGAAAGAGCCAGAGATCCCTACCATGTAGTTTAACTGTTGGACTAAGATTTGATGGAGATTTGACATTTCAAAGGCTGAGATAAGGTCAGGCAAACCAAGGGCTGGCTGAGCAATCACCCTTATCCGCAGCCATCCAAAGATCGAAACTTTAAGGAGAGCTGTGGAGTGCAACTTCCTAAAACCAGACTGAACGTTAGCAAGAATATTGTGCTTCTCCAACACCTTCGTGTCCCAACcaccttttatttttgtttttgtaatactTTAGCAATTTAGGAAGTTTTGAAACAGGTCTATAGCTGGTGTTTAGTGTAAGGTCCAGATTTAGCTTTTTCAAACCTGGTTGGATAACCACCTGTTTAAAGAACTCTAGGACACAGCCTGACCACAGAGGGCCAAATGGAGTCTAAAACTTAAGACATTGGCTGAGTTTGCTGAGGGTTTAATTTGGAGTAGTGTTTGACATACATAGCTAAAGAAAGTGGGTGAAAAGATTCTACAATTTTGGGATGTGTGAGAGTTTATGATCGAAAGGGCGATCTGTGGGAGTTGTAGTCCTTATCTGAAAAACCTGGTGTACTTGGTGTTGGAGGAGAAACAATGTTATTCTCAGTGTCAAATAGAACCTTGGCATTCCCTTTTCCTATTGTAAATAGGACATTTTGTGGTTTTCCCACAGGTACTCAGTCTTAAGGCAAAGCCAACTAAAACTGCAAATAGATTTAGTGATCCAAGGAGATGATTTAGCGATGCTGTCTTTTCTAATTTGTGGAGGTGCCACTTTGTCCAGTATCTTTAAACACCGCGAATCGAAGGAAGCAGAACTCAGTTCCATGTCATGAGTCACAATCAGACTACTGATTTCTGCAGATTTTTGAATCACAGAGTCAGTAATATGTTGTGAGTACTTCACATGTGCAGAAGACAAGGTGTCAAGGTTAAAAGAGAGCTCAATTAAAATACAGTTAGTCACTAATATTAATTGATACTAATCAAAATGTCCTACTTCAAAGTCTGCATTCCTGAATTGATTTTAGCCATTTATCATATTGATCGACATGCAGCGTCTACTTGCACAAGCATTTTCCCAAATTAATTGGTGTCTCATTAAAGTGTGTTCAGTGACTAAAGCATTGGCTTTACCAAAGGGCAAAAGGATGGATGTTGGCGTTAGATTCTATGGAGGTTAGGGCTTTTTACTCTGAACCCATCCCTCATCCTGAAGAGTCATTTATTCCAAAGCTTAAACTGACTCAATTCTTACCATAACCCTAACCACTCAGCTCTTCTGACTCCTGtagattgttttttaatttctaacAAAGACACGCTGTTCTGTAGTCTTCATAAAAGGGGATGTGTCAGGCCACTGTGCGCGAGATTATCTTGAAATACAGACGGAGGACATTAATAATGACATTAATAGTGTTTTATCATCACTCACCTTGAGGCAAATGAGAGACAGGTAAGCCCAGACCTCTGCATTCTGGTTGTCCAAATGGTTGGCCTCAGTCAAAGCTTCCTCAGCTGTACAAAACTCCTCCAACTAAACAGACACAGAAATGCccactgaaacaacaaagggtgACTTcctttcaaaacaaacagagtAGGGCTCCCAACTATTCTTTTAAGCTAGTATTTcaaaagtatttcttttaaCAATAGAAACAGGAGTGTACTTAAAACCTTGAACCATACACTGAGTGGAATCACAGgttttacaattttattttattttccatataacaaaaataattctGAAGGCACAACATAGAAGCTTTTTTTGAGTTTAATACGATCCTTCCCATCAATGTTCTGAAGGTAAGAGTTTTACCCGGTAACATGCACCGCCCAGGCCTAGCCAGGTCAGGCAGGATGGAGACTGTTCACAGGCCTGCAGGTACACAACCTTGGCTTCCTGaaactgagagttaaaaaaaataagacagaGTTACACTGTATAACTTTGTGGTTTCACATGAGATGTTTTAAGTCACATTTGAGTTTTGCTGTTATTTTCCAAGACATATGGCTGGtccattttgtttctttcttgaaAAATGCATGAGGTAAACTCTCACACAGTGAATAGATGCTAGCAGACGCAGTACACATGAGTAACTGTCTGACTGATCAGACAGTGATGCCTGTCTTAATATCTGACCTTCTCCTGCATAAAGTAGCTGGATCCCAGGCGGAGCAAGACAATGTGAGAGTCTGATGGCTTCTGCTGGAATTTGAAGCTCCACTCGTAGCTCTCCTCAGCCTCATGGAACTCCCCTCGTAGATAGTGACAGTGACCATTCCAAGCCCATGCATCAGGATCCTGGTGAGAAAGTGGGCAAGACTCTTTGGGTCAATAGTCAGCAAAGTTGCTTGACGAATGCTTCTTCTAGACACATTTCTCAGTCTGGATGAAACTTATTATATAAACTGCCCAGGGTTCCAGGATTAGAAACATCAATGTTCACGTGAAAGACCACCTTATAAAGTGCTTCCAGCTGAAATGATGAGGGACAAAATTCATGCTGCTTGTTATGTGAAAAATCCGAAAGTTGCGGCTGAATTagacaaacacagtgaaaatcTTATGAAGTGTCAGTGTTCCCCTATGTGTTGACACAGACTGTGTGcacacaaaagacaaaagaaaatagTGTTGTCAAAAATGACAATAGTGTTcctatttttcttatttgtgtgttgTAAACTTTAtgaaagaactaaaaaaaacagcacttaATCTTTTGAGTTTGGTATATGGCGGGGCGCAgtggacacccaagtttgtaAATGCAGTAACtcaagtagagatggaccgatccgatattacgtatcggtatcggtccgatactgacctaaattactggatcggatatcggagaaaaataaaaaatgtaatccgatccattaaatatcacgaaagcacctcacaaaacttgcaacacgccgtaactcgcctcagaacgtcggagcagtatgcatcacgtgatagagcagctgtggcatgcgggacctgtcggtggtctggatagcatgtggagcttcgctagcaacctggcatttcatctccgacaaagttatccccgagagaagtaaagcaagtgtgtaagtccatctctgaatgtttgtaaagcattcccacgttaagcttaacaagcgactgcctctcgctctccggctgctacttcaatcgtgaaactgcttaaatgatcagctgatcggcttttctgtcgtgagtctctcttgtttgtttttggtccactttgcgccagaaagagcaaaccagcggctgaacaacagcagcacgtttaagcttgatcagctgttgttacaatttatttaatattactttctacaccaggatctttttctacgtagctgacggctggtaactgtgcaggggcggatctagcaaagtttagccaggggggccgatagggcattaactgggaaaagggggcacaaagacatacttttctttcttattctcatttaaaatgtctagcttttaataaataattatctgacacccaaagttttaatttgatgtaaaatgaatagaagtcaattactgtatatagtaactattaagtctaatatataccctagtaagctatagtactttttcctttgggaaggtaccatctgtgcagtctgcaattttgttgaagaaagatgttgaatctatttaatatttcttgaaaaataattgatttctgtgcattttttttcacactgcatcaaattaaggttgattacgttgattaagcatcatgaggtggagcgtgaggggtggttccctattttttatttatttatttttgttgttgctgggagttggaaccctattagttaggttgcttaatatttacgctaagtactctttaaaataccagaatagggaggatggtgtaggtctaagtttattagattgatcagtattgctgaactatgaaatattttttttgtatacaggtataacagaatagctttagtgtagttgttgttttaaacttgagtatgaacttgcagacttgcaaaatgcagcaagatattttaaaaaacagttttgttgattaaaaaacactatatcggattcatatcggtatcggcagatatccaaatttatgatatcggtatcggtatcggacataaaaaagtggtatcgtgccatctctaaacTCAAGTACGAGGCAACATAGAATTTTCAAATCAATACCATGGTTGCATCTGCTGAAAATCTCTTTAAGGTTTAAATCTCAGGGATCTTGACTTCAAGGTCAGAGCTCaacttttctaaaaaaaacaaaacaaaacaaaaaactaagaggattttcacatttataacaCAGGTATGTCTACTAGGAGGCTAAAGGGTAGcactatatttaaaaagaattacAAACAAAAATTAGCTGATGCTTAAAGCTGCTTTATTTAATATACatccattttttcccccaatttgTATCGAATTAGGTCTGATTGAAGGACTGATGTGATGGTAAGTTGTCTGCTGCTCCGCTTTGAATATTGGCAAGAACTTGACACAGGGATTACTTTAGGGATTTTAAGCAAAATTGTGGCCAAGTTCAAGACAATATCCATaggttgttttgattttttttaggcttttaaaaaagaatttcaCAAGAATTGCTAGTTCCGCTGGAGTTTTGAccaccccaacaatcagatgattccctatgagcaagcaattagcgacagtggggaggaaatcTCCCTTCAAAGAGGAAGAaccctccgacagaaccaggctcaggaagggacagccatctgctgtgactggttggggtggggggagtgaaaattaaaacaaaacaaaaaaaaagccaaagtgaTATAAAAGCAGCTTAATTAATTCTTGCAGTGTAATTTGCTGTTAATGGCCTTTTCCAATCCctgcttgtgtttttgtcacttttgtcCGGGGTCAACGAAGCAATGCTGGAGATTATTTTTGTGTGAGCTTTCTCTTTTCCAACTTGAAGGCTGCTGAGAGGCCGCAAGGTTTTGTCTCCCTGTGCTACTCCCGAGAGGCCAGGGTGGAAAAGTTATGCGCTGGTTTGTATCCAAggccaacatt comes from Astatotilapia calliptera chromosome 1, fAstCal1.2, whole genome shotgun sequence and encodes:
- the LOC113028488 gene encoding transmembrane protein 138-like; the encoded protein is MLPIGLSAALDPQWNHSPPGRLAFGPETLHTSNYSLVLLIQLSLLSFDLFVNSFSELLRTEPAVQLVLFIIQDIAILFNLIIILLMLFNTYVFQVGLVAILLERFRTMLMLSALYLTFSIILHSWLMNLRWLNTNRFIWTDGLQVLFVFQRAASVLYYYFYKRTSEYLGDPRLYEDSPWLRDMFSRVRQ